The sequence aaaaacaatttgcagaCATTGGGATTCTTTGGTGGGCTTGAGCAGGAAATGCCCAAAATATAAGCAAGAAGAACTCAACACTGCccaaaaataaacacaagcaCTCAAAAATCCAAGCTGTGCTCATTTCTTCCtcaatcattcttttaattaagctGACCTTTATCATCCCATATTTAGTGGGGGGGTTCGTCAAGTAACAAGAGAGGTAAATATGGCTGCAGACTGGCTTGCCAGAGCGTATAGACCCTTATTGCCCAGTTAATTGGGCCTGTAGTCTCCCTAGGGGTCTTCAAATGTATCCGATTCCCTCTGCAATGACATTGGCTCTGTTcgttgattaaaaacaaaaaaacaaaaaaaaaaatgccctgTCATCATCTATACTCCTCAGGCAAGCGGTATCCAGACATGACCAGCTTGTCGGCAAGCATCTTGCCAGTTTTGGGCATGACATGCCAGTGCAATGTCAAGTTAAATTCTTTACCGCGAAGATTGCTTCCCTGCACAAGGAAAGATAAATTTTACTTCTGAAAGATAAATGTCAAGTTTCACCAAGAGTAGCACCTGAGGTGTGTCATGGGTATGGGTGTAGAAGCACAGGATGAGTTGTAAAGAAATCACTTCATGAGGATGGTACCTGATCAACAAAACGATACTTGTTCGCGGTCTGAAACCAAAACTTTGCATGCTCTTTGGCTGGTATAATGGCATCCCAAAGTGACACCTATCAGAAAACATTAAGAAAGAGTTACACAGTGGACAGAGATTTATGCAGCAGACCCTGGCATTTGaagaagttaaaagaaaatgactCAAGAGGCTTGTCTAAGGCCTGAATGTGcaagagagaaaatgaaaggcAAGCTGATTCAGCTTCATGCTTGCCTCCTAAGTTTGTAAGAAACTAAAGTTTAATGTGTGAAAGATTGAGAACCAAAATGGAAATGAAAAGACTTCAAATTTCAAGCAAGCAAAGTACCTGATTCACTGAATTCTGGGGGGTTTCATACTCTGCTGCTACAAATATGAAAAGCTGCAATATATGACAAGGTCATGATTATTGCAAAATTGAATTGGCTCTTAAGGTGATCATTACATACAATGCACAGTTCCATATTCATGTTTCATCCCAGCAATGAAATATAAAGTAGTTTTAAAAaggatttcaaaattttcatagGACATCCAAAACATGGAAACTATAATAGAGAGTGATTGTTCAAGTAAATGAAATGTACTCAGATTGCACTCATGGAACAGCCAAATGGCTTGCCTCGGAAGGAGAGTAAAAGATTTAAATTCTGAAATGTAAAAACATGGCACCCATCACCCGAGgtgtttcaactttcaaattACAAACCTGCTTTGTGTTCCATGTAAAAAGTGACTGTAAATCAGCTGTTATATTCATGGTGAGGCTGACCTGCATCGAATGGAAGGCAGTTCAAACAACAATGAATCATTTCTAGCTTATCAAATGGAACAGAATAAAGAGCCTGCATCTACACTAATGCATCTAAAATGAAGGATGGTTTGACAATAATACAGTGTCTTAAAATAGTTAAGATGAACAGGGGGGGAAATCAACATAATCAATAAGATAAGTTTCTGGGAGAAAAAATTCCACTATCCTGCAAACTTACAGGCACCACTCTACAAATTCTCTAAATCAACATTCCTTCTAATCTTCAAAACTTCTATGAGTAGGCACAGAAAAGCCAAGAAGCTGGTCCCATACTAAACTCAATGGTCAATAGGTACAAGGTCATCACTTTCCCTGGTGTAATGTTTTTAGCACTTCTTTAACCGATAAGTAGAATTAACTAAAACATCTAGCATGATTGAAGACTTTAACTCTTGTTTCATATTTCTTGAAACAGAAAAGTGAACCATATTGTAACGGGCCAAATCCAAAATATAAGCTGAACAGTTAAAGATGCAACATTGACTACAAATGTTTTATCCTAATATGATTTTACCCCTAAGAATTTTGGTATCAAGTTGTAAACCACTTCATTTTTGTATTCAAGGATTTTAATGCAATCAagattttttgtaaattttagcatattattactaatatcaAGCAGTTTAGATTATACGTACATGTAATATTTGCAAAATAATGACCTTTGACCAATGAtagcttaattgagaatttcCTAAATGGAATCTATAGTCAAGATGGAGAATTCACCTCAAATATCGGATGCCCCGCCCCTAATCTCACCCTCACCCACACAGAAGAGATAATGCAGGTTGAAAACAGGATGTCCATAAAGTAAAAACAACAGGATAACCAAAAAACTGCTTGTGGGATGTTATGGGACACCCATGAAGTTGACATCGAACCCCCTTGAGATTAACTTCATTAGCAACAAAGAACTAAAGGCGGATCATTTTGTAAGATGAAAGCATGTTTCCCGTAGATTTTTCACTTACAATATCCATGCATGTTACCGGTTGTTACGGGGAAAATCAGGTCTCAACAAGTATTGAACGGGGAAAATGGGATTGTTCAACTCAATTTTCGAAACCTCTACCTAAAGAAGAGAATCTTTAGACATCGACATTTTCTGAAACTAAAAACCAAGACCACTTTTTCAGCTCCCAGGCTACATAAAATTACTGGGAAAAGTCAGATGAGCAAGAACCTTAGCACACTCACAAACAAAAGAAcagccaaaaaaacaaaagattaaacCAACCTCTGAGACCAATACTCTTATAGCTACAAAAGATAGAAATAGTGAAAATTCAATCCAATAAATCATCAAAACAGATTATGCAaccataatctaaaaaattaagccactcaaacccagaatttaaAACCTTCTGATAAACCATATACACCTATAAAAACCCACCTAGCATTTCATAATTAGCAGCAAATAGAACCCAAAAgtaactttttttaatcaaaaaaacccattaaacaaaaattattgttaatcccatcaattcataaaaaaacccACTAATCTACCAAAAGAATCGATCACATCTCacacaaaagattaaaaaaaatatattaagcaAAGAAACAATCATATCACCTCATCATTTCCATGCGGCTGCTTTTGAAACCAATTGAAATTCAACACCTACAAAACcccaagataaattaaaaaaaaaaaaaaaaaaaaacatcatttcaaaGTTGCATCTCGATCCAAACAGCCTTAAACCAACACAAAATTTCACAATTTTAGAGCAAAAACCTGGATTTCAgcagaaggagaaggaaaattGAAGTTGTCAGAGAAAGAAGCGATAGTACACATTAAAGCCAGTATAGTCAAGGCGTACGTTAGCAACGCGTTCGCTCTATATCCGAACGTATGCATTTTTCGATGTCGCTTTTAGAAGAATCTCCAAGCCGTTTTGATTCAGACAAAACTAGGTCGTGCTGTTCCTTCTTATCCCTCCTGTCAGAACTGCAGGGAGTGAGTTTTGGTCTGAAATTAAGGAAggtggagagagagagttggactttttgttagttttgattGGTTACTACGCGTTTAGTTTAGTCACCATGTTTGCTGACATGGCAAATTTAGTAAAAATTGACATGTCATTAACTactttttcttacaattttatattaattttaatacatcATTCATTGCTAGAGTTTATTTAAATTACTTatataataaaactattttgtGAATAAATAACttacattaaaacaaaactttttaaaGCATGGTAATTAAACTCAGCCTGATGTATAATTCATGAATCATAAAGTTAAAAtggttaatttaatttgagttaatatatatgaattaaaataatattatttgaaaaaaatcaagttaaataatTGTCCTTAACGAGTTACTAGttgatttatcaaattaattaaatcaaaccatatcaattttaaattaattttttttatacatgttaattttaaattgaatttttatttttttaacttgactCGAGCTAAAGATCAAATTTATCAAAGTATTTTATCAAACTTACAAAGTCAAATCATATCTAAAATTCATTAAATCCATCAAATTAAACCAGATTTAATAACCATGTTTTAAAgtatgaaagggaaaaaaaattactattatttaacaataataGTCATTAcaggaggaggaaaaaaaaaaaaaaaaggaagggaagaagaagaagtaattCACATGGTTCCATAAGAGAAAAGGCGATCCACAAGGTGCAAGCAAAAGCAAATTTACAAgacagaaaatatttttcacaaccgaagtctttttttttttttttttttttggtgcacaCATCGAAAGGAAATATTTTAACACCAAAACAAATATGCTTCACTTGAAGCCTAACCCATACTTCCCATACGCTTGATGTTCGGGGCTTCCTTTATCTTGAAGCCCAACCCATATTTTGCTATAGATGGTTATAGAAAGAGGGCCCTCAGAATAGCCCAAATAGGGACTTGATTGAGAGTAATAAGAAAATGAGATCCATATTGGGCCCATCGCACAGAAGCTGAAATTGTGATCGAGGTCTATCATCCATAACCATGGAATGGGGGCATCCGTGGAGTTGGCCTCTGGCTCACGACTAAAAGAAAAGatcacttattatttttttgatttgatgtttttaaattattttaatgtgttaatattaaataatttttaaaaaataaaaatatatattattttaatcctttataaataaaaaaacaatattataatttcCTCATACcctctttcaaaaattatagataaataataattcattaatatataacaaaatactTTCTTTTCTATATTAAGATAATAGTAAGTGATTTATCTtatagaaaaacacttttcacaCTGCAAATGTGTTTGGCGTCGAGGGCCGACAACATTGCTTAGAAGTGAATCAAGTAGCATGTGGACACAAAAGCTTGCGGGCAACAACCATGGAAATCAGTCGCTTGCAAGGCACAAGCATGGCCCTCCatgaaaactaatttaaataacttGGGATCTTCATCTATATAAGTGCTTTATATGGAGTGCTCAAGTGGGTTCTccactaaattaaacaaatataagaaattaagtAGACGAGTTCATCCTTCTAGAAAAATATTCACATTTTCCATATCAATTCATGGTCGAACTTCACCACCACAACAATTATCAATGTATTAAtattgcacttgaggtcttggtccAGCGGTTAAAGGAATTtattcccttcctctgcatcttgggttcaaacctcaccatgcacgtctgtcacccccgcggtgccttacatgttcactgggtttgcaggatgttcagtgagtcgtgggattagtcgtgatgtgcgcaagctggcccggacacccacgtaaataaaaaaaaaatgtattaaaattattatagttaatccacacaattattattttattattagtgtatttattattttattgttattttataatatcctTTTACCATCACAACCATTATAATCACCAGATCATCATTATCTAATTATCAATATAATCATTATTTATCGTTATgccactatatttttttaatgctattattattagaaaaaaaaactcacaattatcatcgtcatcatcagcaccaataactttatttttaaaataacaattatttcatttttattgttgtaatcACCTTTATAACTATTATCACTAACATTATTAGTATAACAGATATTATAAACATAACCATCACATCATAACTATAATCATTAcccctattatttttattataaaatatatatttttcattttattaccatcatttaaaaaccataaatgaaaaataattcataaaaaaaaaattattgtcaatgcatctaaataataataataataataaataacttaTTTTGCATAGAAATATTGTATGCGGAATACGTAAAAGTAAATCAATTCCTATGGGAACACAAGAACTCGTAGACAACAACCATGGCAACAAATCGCTCGGAAAACACATGCATGGCCCTCTatgaaaactaatttaaatgGGAAACATTCATAGTTGATCATGTCGAAATATTGAACAAAAAGGTCGACCATATTTTAAAACCACTTGGGATCTTAAACCAAGTGCTTTTCATTGATTGCTCGAGTGGCTTCTCCACTAATTATTAAGCAAATAAAAGTAAGTGGACGGGCATGAAATGTCTCCATCCATGTTAGACCTAACCCAATTCCCCAAGGTATGTTCTATCATATATATCCCATAATATGTACACACACATGCACTAGGAGTGTTTGTTAGGAgctaaaactttttaaaaaaattttacgtatgaaaatatattaaattaattttttagatattttttgaagatttttatatgttgatataaaaaatattaatttagagtATTGTATTACATTACCAATCACACATTTAGAAGGATATTATCACTGTTTTTACctgcaaaataatatttaattaaaaaacacataaaacatAATATGAGGAGCAATAAATATGAAAGAGGCTACAAAATTTACTGAGAACTTGTATGAAAAGAGACAATTTAAACACGAGAAATAAGTGGAACGATGGAAGTCTTCCATGTGGATCTCACTTAAAAGTCTTCAATGGCAGAAAAGAAGCAATAATTTGCGGCCGTAAGGTGTAAAGCCACAAAGATGTCAATCAATCAAATCTCAAGATTGTGCATTACAAAGTTTTTATTCAGGTGATGAAAGTCATAAAGACGCAACCAGAAGGACCCCAGATTTTGAATTATTGGGAGCAGTGATTTTGCACTAATTGATTGCCTGCCCAACCTTGTGTTTTGTAGTGTGGTGagagtgtttatatatataatatttttttatatttaatatcaaccagttaaaaaattttaaaaaataattttatatttatatcaaatgtaaattattttaaaatacattgtaaaacataaaaatatcacaaacaCTAAAAGTAATACCGCAAGAAACAACATGTTCTCaccattcttttaaaaaaaataacatgcttTGTTCATGCAACTTCAAATCTCAACCttccatattattattattattattggaccTTACAAAGCAACAAGATTGTGTATGGATATAAAACTGAGTTACAAGttaacctaatatttttaaaaataataaacaagatTATGTATGGATATAAAACCTGAGTTACAAGttaacctaatatttttaaaaataataaaaactaatttcagGATTAGTTAGATATAAAATCTGAGTTACGAGTTAAtccaacattttaaaaaaaataaaattaccaagccttttgaagaaaaaaattaccaagTTCAACCAAGTTCAAATCGGATCATGGATTAATACaagtttttaatcaaattatactCCAATATTTGAATTAATACAAGTTTGTTTTTAACTAGATCATAGCACTTAAAGTTACATTCCTTCCTTGTGTGATTGACCTTGCTAGGCAAAGTTTGATATCAACGCTTTCAGGTAAGCTTCCATGTTATTATCAGGCCTTATGAAGCCACAAGATCGGATCAATTAACCAACAAATTTTACTCTAACCTAAACGCAAATTCTTCCAACATGTACACAAATTAGACTCCATAGATCAATTTGCTAAGAAAATGAGACAATCTCTATCAAACAGAGGAGTTTGAAGGATAATATATTTCCTAGTGAAACAAAATCAGCCACCTATTTTAAGTCACGCAGGCAATGATATCATTGAGACCTTGCGCACACCCTTGTATAAGGACCCATCACAGAAAGTACACTTAACCTGGTACAAACAAAACAAGGACATAACTAGCTATAACTACTCTACTTGCGGACTTCACATTCACATTATACTGCAGCTATCGGTATTCTCATCGTTGAAGAAGTGAGTGTACTGATCGGACACCGTAGGTGGTGGTATCGGAGGCTGCATGTAGTTAATGGAAGGATGAGGGCGAGCATACATCATTGGTTGGAACATGTCATTCCCAGTCTGCCTTTGCTGGTTCATCATCATTGCCATGTGTTGCTGCTGATTGTAAGGATTAACTTGCCCCATTCCTGGATAATATCCACCACCATtcattgctgctgctgcaggCAGTCCTTGCACTGCTGGGACACCGCCCATCCCACCCATCGGACCCATATGACCCATCGGACCCATATGACCCATCGGACCCATTTGGCCCGGATTCTTGTGACCTTTTCCTGTTCCATCAATTTCATGGAACCCTTGTTTCATTTTGTTAATATCATCGACCCCATCAGTTTTGCCACCACCCTTCTTGGTCCCTTTGCCATTATTGTTTCCATTTCCACCTGCACTGCCATTATTGGCTGCAGCCTTATGAGTACTATCCTCTCCCTTTTTACTCTTCTTGCCAAAGCCCAGAAACCCAAACCCAATACCACTCTTGCCATCTTTTTTATCTCTACCATCTTGTTTCTTGTTCTCCCCCTTGCTTTTACCGGTCttgccaccaccaccaccaccaccaccacctttcTTGCCATCTTTACTGTCTCCCTTGCCCTTCATGACCACGGGGATCTCAAAAACATCATCACCACCACCTTTCTTGGCCTTTCCACCACCCCCGCCACCCATTTTATCATTAAACCCAGGCCCACCGATCATACCATGAGGCCCATGTCCATTGCTCATCATGGGCATCATCTTGTTTGGCAAACCATTACCCATCATGGGCATGGGCATCATCTTGTTTGGTATATTATGACTCTGGCCATGGCCATGGCCATGACCAAACTCTTCCTCATcatcaatatcatcatcaaGATCATCATCAAACTCGTCATCACTTGAATCAAAATCATCTTCATTCACGTTGAACCTGACAGCCTTCTGGTCTTTATTTGGCGGCATCTTTACATCCTTGGAACCTTTCATCTGTTGCATCATTTGTCCTTGTTGACCTTTTCCACCCTTCGGAGATATGTTGTCTTTCCCGCCGCCGCCACCTTTTCCACCatcatttttcatgttcttgAATTGATTATTGACAACGTTTTGGAAGTTGTTAGAGCCCTTTTGACCTCCCCACAACTCTGCATGTTTCCCTGACTTCTCGAGCTGCTTTATGAGTTTGGCTGGATCAAAATTCCCTGTCACAGTTACCTTCCCTTGCTCTGCATTTATTGTGGTGGTATATACCCCTGGGCATAAAAATAGTACCACATAagtaaaattcaaagaaaactgCCAAGCACACTGAGACAAATAAAGTAGGATTGGAAAACGATCCTACTTCTAAGCAAAGTCCCATCAATCAAGAATCCACTGCTTTCTTGAAAATATCAGCTTCCATGAAAATTTGAACTAGACACAAGTACCTCCAAGCAAGCAAGCATCCATCTCTCTCTTTTAAACTGCCCTTCCCCACCCAAATTcccaacaaaattgaaaaactttgAATCTAGTAATATTTTGACAATCTCTTGTTAAATTTGAATAACTATCTTCTATCCCTCTTGACCATCCATCTTACCAACAAGAATCAAGAACTCTTGTCTTTCAAAAATCAGGACAGGAGGTTTTGCTAGTAAAAGAAGCAATTAATGAACACAAATTAACAATCTTAACAAAATATcacataaaaaccaattatttcTTAAGGAAAAGAGAGAAGTCACAGAACAAGGAGCATACCCTCGATTTTTTGgagcattttctttattttcttcttgcatCCATCACAGTGACAATCTATGTTCACTTTCAAAGTATGAGTCTGCtatgaaaagcaaccacaaacaacagcagcagcagcagagttAAACAAGGAACCAAGAACTTAGTAAATGAAACTGAAAGAAAAGGGTCCAAACTAACTAGATTCTAgagcaagaaaatgaaaacaagcTAGACAGGTGAAGAGCATACCTGCATCTTCATCACCTCTTGTTTATTCATACTTGACAGCacagaaaaaacaaactcaaactGAAGTTAAAAGAGTGTACGAGtttgggagagagagagagagcaaattATAAATGGGGTTTTGTGTTTTGCTTCAGAGGAGAGGAAGTACAAGGGAGAATGTGTTAGTGCTCCGACGTATAAGAAACACAGGATTAAAAGGCGGTTGGTGGTGTGAATTTAAAAGCTTATCTTTTTAGCCAAATATTTAAGCTTTCTTCTTGTTGATGCAGCAGACAAGAGAGGCTGGAAGCGGTTGCACAGAGAGCAAGGTGAGCTTCTAGCTAGCTTAAACCACAGCTGGCCTCGTGCCTTTTTATACCACAACCTCAAGTGCTTTCACAGCTTGGAGAACtagaatattattataataaaatcgATTTGGACAATAACGAAGTGTTGTCGTTTAAGTATCTTGTggttgaagggttttttttttatttattacaggTTAAAAACGTTTTTAGGAGgttctttttagatttgatccggATGATAAATGAATAGCTTATCTTTTGTGTTgttataattaagatttaaattgaaaagaaatctggaaaaataaatttcacgtgcactaattgaaaaaaaaaaactaattttgtaAACGAAAAGTTGCTTAGAAAAGATTATGATAAATaaagtgaaaaggaaaaaccTTGCATCTGGATGTTCGGTACAACGGACGGTGACAACGTTTCACAGGTCTTTTCCCCGCCGATTCCAGTGCCTTCGTACAGTGTGTGGTATTCTGTTTTTTATCGAgcgttaaaaatatatattattcgattaaatattaaattatttttaaaaaatatcttaatgttttaatattaaaaaaatatatttttaaataaaaaatatttttaaaaaaaactcattgcaacataataataaacacACACTCATCATTAAAACATGAGCTGATTTTTGGTTTGATTCAAGGTTTTTGACGGTAAGCAAACTCGTGGattagagatgaaaaaaaaatcaaaaaattaattaaatcaagaaaattaaaaaaaatatatatagaaaaaattaaacaatgaaaaaacactaattaaactgagtagaattttttaaaaaatcaaccaattttggcttgatttgattttaattttataagtctgaaactaaaaaaaaccgagtttaaccaaactaaaactaaaaaaaatcaagcaaagctagaaaaacaaaatcaaactagtttgaataagtttttattctaaaataatttaatcgaACTGAAATTAGCAGGTTTGAACcagtttcaatttgatttttattttttaaaaaaaaaataatttaatttttttatataaaaattaaatcacatCCTCTGGTAGATTACATGTgttgatttaaattttgatttatttttagaaaaaatcaaaataaagttgataaaaaataaaaatcagttgGATGTGAAAGCCAACTAAACCAGATTCTGTGTCTGCGAATCGTCAAGTTGATTTGTCACACCACATTGAGATTTATAACGATGATTGAAAACGTCAATCATTGTCTAAATGTGCATAAACTCAAGACAATCACGTAatgatgatgagattcaaaaaattcaagcaaTTACAGTCACTAAATATCATTTTAGATCGCAAGAGATTGGGGAAGAAAACGGAGGTCGGCAGGGCCAGTGATGGACATGGCCAAAATATCACCAATATGGTCACATGGTCatgtaagagaaaataaaatattactcaAGCTTCTACCCCACCACCTGGTTTTCGTCATCGTTTTGACATTTTTGTTATTGTCGTGAAAAACCtggcaaataaataaaaaaagcggCACCCAACTTTCATCTTCTACTCCTGCCAGAATTCGGCAATTCAGACTTGAGAATAATCTTACGTCATGtttgttattttgaaaagtaatttttaaaaaattattttttaattatttttgtatttgtttgttattaaaacAGTTGgttaacagaaaacacttttccGGATTAACGAAAAAACTTTCCAGttaatttcagtcaaagaaaaatttagcttggttttcaaggaaaatattttacctttaattgtgtttgttttatgGAAAGTGATTTACGGGAAattactttccaaactttctttgtgtttgccattaaaaagttggtcaatagaaaacacttttcagtaaaaagaaaaatttggcttggttttcaggaaagtgttttcctgaaaaatttggagggaaaatactttttaaaagttgtgaaaaatttaaaaatgtcattatttgctgattatattaaatttgatcctcaaactttttaattgctatatatattttgttttgaatatttatttttcaatttcatctcttaagattttatttttatattaactttggtgcttatttttgttgttgttatttgtttttttcttatcattttttttattgaaattttttatctatcaaatttggtccttattcttttgattgttacttattttatttgaaataatttatgaaatgttgattattattattttaatttcttcatcttttattttttttaatgttttagatttgatctctagtattttgattattatttattttatttgatataatttatgaaattatatttttttttaatttcattcttattcaactttttaatttgtaagatttgttttttattattttaataaacttgagaaaaataaaatattaataagttattttccagtttattttccatgacatagctaaacactaaaaagtgttttttcaatttgttttttactacactatcaaatataaaaaaatattttctctaaaatttacttttaaaaaaaaaattattttttcagtaaataaacaGGCGCCTTAATGTTTAGATATTTCTTGTGTGTGATGGCGAGATTCCAACCTCTAGCGAAGAGTGCTATGGTAGATAAACCATGGCAAGAACATTCATGGCCCATCTGTGAAGTCTTTTGGAGATGGACTGGCTAAGCTTTACCATTTAATAATGCAAAAACTATACATGGGGAAGTGTGAAGACTGCAAGCAATGCTGAATGATTTATTGACATAGAGGgaggaattattttttaaagtattttttatattaaaatgatatatttttatattttaaatataatttttgaaattaatatattaaaacgatttaaaatatataaaagactaattatttttaaattattttaaaaaacaaaacatgaattGTACTGCGTTTTCAAGcactaaaattaaagaaaccataattattaatataataaagggacctacaaaaaataattaaaaaattcatcaatattGAACTGCAATTCTAAGAGATTCCAACCCTCTCTTGCCATGATCTTATGTTAtggatttaatatattaatttaaattaattttaaaaatttaaaataatattatttaaaatatatataaaaaaaacataacgaTATTGATCTAgtccatttaatttaattttaattgacccATCAGGT is a genomic window of Populus alba chromosome 5, ASM523922v2, whole genome shotgun sequence containing:
- the LOC118051485 gene encoding signal peptidase complex subunit 3B isoform X1, encoding MHTFGYRANALLTYALTILALMCTIASFSDNFNFPSPSAEIQVLNFNWFQKQPHGNDEVSLTMNITADLQSLFTWNTKQLFIFVAAEYETPQNSVNQVSLWDAIIPAKEHAKFWFQTANKYRFVDQGSNLRGKEFNLTLHWHVMPKTGKMLADKLVMSGYRLPEEYR
- the LOC118051485 gene encoding signal peptidase complex subunit 3B isoform X2 produces the protein MSTSWVSHNIPQAVFWLSCCFYFMDILFSTCIISSVWVRVRLGAGHPIFEVSLTMNITADLQSLFTWNTKQLFIFVAAEYETPQNSVNQVSLWDAIIPAKEHAKFWFQTANKYRFVDQGSNLRGKEFNLTLHWHVMPKTGKMLADKLVMSGYRLPEEYR
- the LOC118051465 gene encoding uncharacterized protein isoform X2; translation: MNKQEVMKMQTHTLKVNIDCHCDGCKKKIKKMLQKIEGVYTTTINAEQGKVTVTGNFDPAKLIKQLEKSGKHAELWGGQKGSNNFQNVVNNQFKNMKNDGGKGGGGGKDNISPKGGKGQQGQMMQQMKGSKDVKMPPNKDQKAVRFNVNEDDFDSSDDEFDDDLDDDIDDEEEFGHGHGHGQSHNIPNKMMPMPMMGNGLPNKMMPMMSNGHGPHGMIGGPGFNDKMGGGGGGKAKKGGGDDVFEIPVVMKGKGDSKDGKKGGGGGGGGGKTGKSKGENKKQDGRDKKDGKSGIGFGFLGFGKKSKKGEDSTHKAAANNGSAGGNGNNNGKGTKKGGGKTDGVDDINKMKQGFHEIDGTGKGHKNPGQMGPMGHMGPMGHMGPMGGMGGVPAVQGLPAAAAMNGGGYYPGMGQVNPYNQQQHMAMMMNQQRQTGNDMFQPMMYARPHPSINYMQPPIPPPTVSDQYTHFFNDENTDSCSIM
- the LOC118051465 gene encoding uncharacterized protein isoform X1, with product MNKQEVMKMQQTHTLKVNIDCHCDGCKKKIKKMLQKIEGVYTTTINAEQGKVTVTGNFDPAKLIKQLEKSGKHAELWGGQKGSNNFQNVVNNQFKNMKNDGGKGGGGGKDNISPKGGKGQQGQMMQQMKGSKDVKMPPNKDQKAVRFNVNEDDFDSSDDEFDDDLDDDIDDEEEFGHGHGHGQSHNIPNKMMPMPMMGNGLPNKMMPMMSNGHGPHGMIGGPGFNDKMGGGGGGKAKKGGGDDVFEIPVVMKGKGDSKDGKKGGGGGGGGGKTGKSKGENKKQDGRDKKDGKSGIGFGFLGFGKKSKKGEDSTHKAAANNGSAGGNGNNNGKGTKKGGGKTDGVDDINKMKQGFHEIDGTGKGHKNPGQMGPMGHMGPMGHMGPMGGMGGVPAVQGLPAAAAMNGGGYYPGMGQVNPYNQQQHMAMMMNQQRQTGNDMFQPMMYARPHPSINYMQPPIPPPTVSDQYTHFFNDENTDSCSIM